One window from the genome of Erwinia sorbitola encodes:
- a CDS encoding Na/Pi cotransporter family protein: MLTLLNLLSAVAMLVWGTHIVRTGIMRVYGADLRRVLSRSVSKKPMAFLAGIGVTTLVQSSNATTMLVTSFVAQELVGLTPALVIILGADVGTALMARILTFDLSWLSPLFIFFGVVFFLGRKQTRAGQLGRASIGLGLILLALQLIVAAATPITQAAGVKVLFSSLTGDIMLDSLIGALFAIISYSSLAAVLLTATLTATGVISFKVALCLVVGANLGSGLLAMLNNSASNASGKRVALGSLLFKFIGSLMVLPFIDLLADWLEKLPVDDEELVIFFHVFYNLIRCLVMVPFAGPMARLCHRLIREEPETDPRLKPRHLDSGSLDTPALALANAARETLRMGDVLEQMLITFSKVVHGELRQDREIRKMDDDVDVLYTAIKLYLAQMPKEDLPEEDSRRWAEIIEMALNLEQAGDILERMSGDVADKALATQRAFSLEGLKELDAQIELLHGNLRLSLSVFLSRDTTSAKRLRRAKHRFRITNRRYSHAHVDRLHQQNVQSIETSSLHLGLLGDMKRLNSLFCAVAYIVLDQADDVKGDD; this comes from the coding sequence GTGTTAACCCTGCTTAATCTTCTCTCCGCCGTAGCTATGCTGGTGTGGGGTACCCACATCGTGCGTACCGGCATTATGCGTGTTTATGGTGCCGATCTGCGGCGGGTACTCAGCCGCAGTGTCTCCAAAAAGCCGATGGCGTTTCTCGCCGGGATCGGCGTGACTACGCTGGTTCAGAGCAGCAATGCCACCACTATGCTGGTGACATCATTTGTCGCCCAGGAGCTGGTGGGCCTGACACCTGCGCTGGTGATTATCCTCGGCGCGGATGTCGGTACCGCGCTGATGGCCCGTATCCTGACTTTTGACCTCTCCTGGCTGTCGCCGCTGTTTATCTTTTTTGGCGTCGTATTCTTTCTGGGGCGCAAGCAAACCCGTGCCGGGCAGTTAGGCCGTGCCAGCATCGGGCTGGGCTTAATTCTGCTGGCATTACAGCTGATTGTTGCTGCCGCCACGCCGATCACCCAGGCCGCTGGGGTAAAAGTACTGTTCTCATCCCTGACCGGCGACATAATGCTCGACTCGCTGATCGGTGCACTGTTTGCGATTATCAGTTACTCCAGCCTGGCTGCGGTACTGCTGACCGCCACGCTGACCGCCACCGGGGTGATCTCCTTTAAGGTAGCGCTGTGTCTGGTGGTGGGAGCTAACCTCGGTAGCGGACTGTTGGCGATGCTGAATAACAGTGCGTCGAACGCCTCCGGCAAACGGGTAGCGCTCGGCAGCCTGTTGTTTAAATTTATCGGCTCGTTAATGGTGCTGCCGTTTATCGATCTGCTGGCCGACTGGCTGGAAAAACTGCCGGTTGATGATGAAGAACTGGTGATCTTCTTCCATGTATTTTACAACCTGATCCGCTGCCTGGTGATGGTGCCCTTTGCCGGGCCAATGGCGCGTCTGTGTCATCGGCTAATCCGCGAAGAGCCGGAAACCGATCCCCGCCTGAAGCCGCGCCATCTGGACTCCGGCTCTCTGGATACGCCAGCACTGGCGCTGGCAAATGCCGCTCGCGAAACGCTGCGAATGGGAGATGTGCTGGAGCAGATGTTAATCACCTTTAGTAAAGTGGTACACGGCGAACTCAGACAGGATCGTGAAATCCGTAAGATGGATGATGATGTCGACGTGCTCTATACCGCCATCAAACTCTACCTGGCGCAGATGCCGAAGGAAGACCTGCCGGAAGAGGATTCGCGACGCTGGGCAGAGATCATTGAGATGGCGCTCAACCTGGAACAGGCGGGGGATATTCTCGAGCGGATGAGCGGTGATGTGGCGGATAAAGCACTGGCCACGCAGCGCGCATTTTCACTGGAAGGATTGAAAGAGCTGGATGCGCAAATTGAACTGCTGCACGGTAATCTGCGCCTCAGCCTGTCAGTGTTTTTATCGCGCGATACTACCAGCGCCAAACGTCTGCGTCGCGCCAAGCACCGCTTCCGTATTACCAACCGCCGCTACTCGCATGCTCATGTTGACCGCCTGCATCAACAGAACGTACAGAGCATTGAAACCAGTTCGCTGCATCTTGGCTTACTGGGCGATATGAAGCGTCTGAACTCACTCTTCTGTGCAGTGGCTTACATTGTGCTGGATCAGGCGGATGATGTTAAAGGGGATGATTAA
- the metH gene encoding methionine synthase, translating into MSNRIEALHQQLKKRIMLLDGGMGTMIQSYKLEEGDYRGTRFADWPCDLKGNNDLLVLTQPDIIREIHNGYLAACADILETNTFNSTTIAMADYQMESLSAEINYVAARLARECADEWTARTPDRPRYVAGVLGPTNRTCSISPDVNDPAYRNVTFNQLVAAYRESTRALVEGGADIIMIETVFDTLNAKAAVFAVKEEFDALGIELPLMISGTITDASGRTLSGQTTEAFYNSLRHAEPLSFGLNCALGPDELRQYVAELARIAEGYVTAHPNAGLPNAFGEYDLDAQIMAEQIGEWAHAGFLNIVGGCCGTTPEHIAAMAKAVEGVAPRPLPTLPVACRLAGLEPLNISADSLFVNVGERTNVTGSAKFKRLIKEEKYNEALEVALQQVQSGAQIIDINMDEGMLDAEAAMVRFLNLIAGEPDIARVPIMIDSSKWDVIEKGLQCIQGKGIVNSISMKEGVEQFLHHARLVRRYGAAVVVMAFDELGQADTRARKIEICRRAYKLLTEEVGFPPEDIIFDPNIFAVATGIEEHNNYAMDFIGACEDIKRELPHAMISGGVSNVSFSFRGNDPVREAIHAVFLYYAIRNGMDMGIVNAGQLAIYDDLPADLRDAVEDVIQNRRDDGTERLLEVAEKYRGSKADDDSTKPQAEWRSWEVAKRLEYSLVKGITEFIELDTEAARQLATRPIEVIEGPLMAGMNVVGDLFGEGKMFLPQVVKSARVMKQAVAYLEPYIEASKEKGSTNGKIVLATVKGDVHDIGKNIVGVVLQCNNYEIIDLGVMVPSDKILKTAREHNADIIGLSGLITPSLDEMVNVAKEMERQGFTLPLLIGGATTSKAHTAVKIEQNYSGPTVYVQNASRTVGVVSALLSATQYDDFVARTRKEYETVRIQHARKKPRTPPVTLQVARDNDFTFDWENYTPPAPRRLGVSEVSANIETLRHYIDWTPFFMTWSLAGKYPRILEDEIVGEEAKRLFADANAMLDQLSRDGTLNPRGVVGIFPANRVGDDVQIYTDETRSDILKVSHHLRQQTEKKGFANYCLADFVAPGSSGKADYLGAFAVTGGLEEDALAEAWDAQHDDYNKIMVKALADRLAEGFAEYLHEQVRKEIWGFAPTENLGNDELIRENYQGIRPAPGYPACPEHTEKATIWELLDVENHTGMKLTESFAMWPGAAVSGWIFSHPDSKYFAVAQLQRDQIEDYARRKGMPVTEVERWLAPNLGYDAD; encoded by the coding sequence GTGAGTAACCGGATTGAAGCGCTGCATCAGCAGTTGAAAAAACGCATTATGCTGCTTGATGGCGGTATGGGAACCATGATCCAGAGCTACAAACTGGAAGAGGGCGATTATCGCGGCACGCGTTTTGCCGACTGGCCGTGCGATCTGAAAGGTAATAACGATCTGCTGGTGCTGACTCAACCTGACATTATTCGCGAAATCCATAACGGATACCTCGCGGCGTGCGCAGACATTCTTGAAACCAACACCTTCAACTCCACCACTATTGCCATGGCCGATTACCAGATGGAATCGTTGTCGGCAGAGATCAACTATGTGGCGGCCAGACTGGCGCGTGAATGTGCGGATGAATGGACAGCGCGCACGCCAGATCGCCCGCGCTATGTCGCCGGTGTGTTAGGGCCCACTAACCGTACCTGCTCCATTTCCCCTGATGTGAACGATCCCGCTTACCGTAATGTCACCTTTAATCAGCTGGTGGCGGCCTACCGGGAATCCACCCGTGCGCTGGTGGAAGGTGGGGCTGACATCATTATGATTGAAACGGTGTTCGATACGCTGAACGCCAAGGCTGCCGTCTTTGCCGTTAAAGAAGAATTTGATGCGCTGGGCATTGAGCTGCCGCTGATGATCTCCGGCACCATTACCGATGCCTCCGGACGCACACTCTCCGGGCAGACCACGGAAGCCTTCTACAATTCATTGCGCCATGCTGAACCGCTCTCCTTTGGTCTGAACTGCGCCCTTGGCCCGGATGAGCTGCGTCAATATGTAGCTGAACTGGCGCGCATTGCTGAGGGGTATGTTACTGCGCACCCGAACGCCGGGCTGCCAAACGCCTTCGGTGAGTACGATCTCGATGCGCAAATCATGGCGGAGCAGATTGGTGAATGGGCGCATGCCGGTTTTCTCAATATTGTCGGCGGCTGCTGTGGTACCACGCCTGAGCATATCGCTGCAATGGCAAAAGCAGTGGAAGGGGTGGCCCCGCGTCCGTTGCCAACCCTGCCCGTTGCCTGCCGTCTTGCGGGGCTGGAGCCACTGAACATCAGCGCAGACAGCCTGTTTGTGAACGTGGGTGAACGTACCAACGTGACCGGATCGGCTAAATTTAAACGTCTGATTAAAGAAGAAAAATATAACGAAGCGCTGGAAGTGGCGCTACAGCAGGTGCAGAGCGGCGCGCAGATTATCGATATTAATATGGATGAGGGAATGCTCGACGCTGAAGCGGCGATGGTGCGTTTCCTTAACCTGATTGCCGGTGAGCCGGACATCGCGCGCGTGCCGATTATGATCGACTCCTCCAAATGGGATGTGATCGAGAAAGGCCTGCAATGTATCCAGGGCAAAGGCATCGTTAACTCTATCTCCATGAAAGAGGGCGTGGAGCAGTTCCTGCATCATGCCCGCCTGGTGCGCCGCTACGGTGCCGCCGTCGTGGTGATGGCTTTTGATGAACTCGGCCAGGCTGATACGCGAGCGCGTAAAATCGAAATTTGCCGCCGCGCCTACAAGCTGCTGACGGAAGAAGTGGGTTTTCCACCGGAAGATATCATCTTTGACCCGAATATCTTCGCCGTTGCTACCGGTATCGAAGAGCACAATAACTACGCGATGGACTTTATCGGTGCCTGTGAAGACATCAAGCGTGAACTGCCACATGCGATGATCTCCGGCGGCGTCTCTAACGTCTCCTTCTCCTTCCGTGGTAACGACCCGGTACGCGAAGCTATCCACGCGGTATTCCTCTATTACGCCATCCGGAACGGCATGGATATGGGTATTGTTAACGCTGGCCAGCTGGCTATCTATGACGATCTGCCCGCCGACCTGCGCGATGCCGTAGAAGATGTTATCCAGAACCGTCGCGACGACGGCACCGAGCGTCTGCTGGAGGTGGCTGAAAAATATCGTGGTAGCAAAGCCGATGATGACAGCACCAAACCCCAGGCCGAATGGCGCAGCTGGGAAGTGGCAAAACGTCTTGAATACTCGCTGGTGAAGGGGATTACTGAATTTATCGAGTTGGATACTGAAGCTGCCCGCCAGCTTGCTACCCGCCCGATTGAAGTCATTGAAGGGCCGTTAATGGCCGGGATGAACGTGGTCGGTGACCTGTTCGGTGAGGGCAAAATGTTTCTGCCGCAGGTGGTGAAATCAGCCCGTGTCATGAAGCAGGCCGTGGCCTATCTGGAACCCTATATTGAAGCCAGCAAAGAGAAGGGCAGCACCAACGGTAAAATTGTATTGGCCACGGTAAAGGGCGATGTTCACGACATCGGCAAAAACATTGTGGGCGTGGTGTTGCAGTGTAATAACTATGAAATCATCGACCTTGGTGTGATGGTGCCGAGCGACAAAATCCTCAAAACTGCCCGCGAGCACAATGCGGATATTATCGGGCTATCCGGGCTGATAACGCCTTCGCTGGATGAAATGGTTAACGTGGCCAAAGAGATGGAGCGCCAGGGCTTTACCCTGCCACTGCTGATTGGCGGCGCCACCACCTCCAAGGCCCACACGGCGGTGAAAATTGAGCAGAACTACAGCGGCCCGACGGTCTATGTGCAGAACGCCTCACGCACTGTGGGCGTGGTTTCCGCGCTGCTTTCAGCTACCCAATACGATGATTTTGTTGCCCGCACGCGCAAAGAGTACGAAACCGTACGTATTCAGCACGCGCGTAAAAAACCGCGTACGCCGCCGGTCACTTTACAGGTAGCACGTGATAACGACTTCACCTTTGACTGGGAAAATTACACACCGCCGGCACCACGCAGGCTGGGTGTAAGCGAAGTGAGTGCTAACATCGAAACACTGCGCCATTACATCGACTGGACGCCATTCTTTATGACCTGGTCGCTGGCAGGGAAATATCCACGCATTTTGGAAGATGAAATCGTTGGTGAAGAGGCCAAACGTCTGTTTGCCGATGCCAACGCCATGCTGGATCAACTCAGCCGCGATGGTACGCTCAATCCACGTGGCGTAGTCGGCATTTTCCCGGCAAACCGCGTTGGGGATGATGTGCAAATCTACACTGATGAAACGCGTTCTGATATTTTGAAAGTGAGTCATCACTTACGCCAGCAGACAGAGAAAAAGGGCTTTGCTAACTATTGCCTTGCAGACTTTGTCGCCCCGGGATCAAGTGGCAAAGCCGACTACCTCGGGGCCTTTGCCGTCACTGGCGGGCTGGAAGAAGATGCGCTGGCGGAAGCCTGGGATGCGCAGCATGACGACTATAATAAAATTATGGTCAAGGCGCTGGCCGATCGCCTGGCAGAGGGCTTCGCGGAATACCTGCATGAGCAGGTACGTAAAGAGATCTGGGGCTTTGCCCCAACGGAAAATCTGGGCAATGACGAGCTGATCCGCGAAAACTATCAGGGTATCCGCCCGGCGCCGGGCTATCCTGCCTGCCCTGAGCACACCGAGAAAGCCACGATCTGGGAGCTGCTCGACGTGGAAAACCACACCGGGATGAAACTGACCGAATCCTTCGCCATGTGGCCAGGCGCGGCAGTGTCAGGCTGGATTTTCAGCCACCCGGACAGCAAATACTTCGCCGTGGCCCAGCTTCAGCGTGACCAGATTGAAGATTACGCCCGTCGTAAAGGGATGCCGGTAACAGAAGTCGAGCGCTGGCTGGCACCGAATCTTGGATATGATGCTGATTAA
- the iclR gene encoding glyoxylate bypass operon transcriptional repressor IclR, with the protein MATPVVTKRGKKPRAAAATASAPAGQVQSLTRGLKLLEFIAESHGNVALTELAQQAGLPNSTTHRLLTTMQQQGFVRQVGDLGLWTMGAHAFVVGSSFLQSRNLLALVHPMLRTLMEESGETVNLAVLDLSDRQAVIIDQVQCTQLMRMSAPIGGKLPMHASGAGKAFLANLNDKQVSDLLHRQGLHHYTPRTLISPQILKENLALARKAGYSFDDEEHALGLRCIASCIYDEHHEPFAAISISGPVSRITDDRVTEIGALVIKAAKEITREYGGTR; encoded by the coding sequence ATGGCTACCCCCGTCGTTACAAAGCGCGGCAAGAAACCACGGGCAGCGGCCGCAACTGCCTCTGCTCCTGCTGGTCAGGTTCAATCGCTAACCCGTGGTCTGAAATTACTGGAATTTATTGCCGAGTCTCACGGTAACGTGGCGCTGACCGAACTGGCTCAACAGGCCGGGCTGCCGAACTCCACGACTCATCGTCTGTTAACCACCATGCAGCAGCAGGGGTTTGTACGTCAGGTCGGCGATTTAGGGCTGTGGACGATGGGCGCTCACGCGTTTGTAGTCGGCAGCAGTTTTTTGCAGAGCCGCAACCTGCTGGCGCTGGTGCACCCGATGCTTCGTACACTGATGGAGGAGTCTGGCGAGACGGTGAATCTGGCGGTTCTCGATCTTAGCGATCGCCAGGCGGTGATTATCGATCAGGTGCAATGTACCCAGCTGATGCGTATGTCTGCGCCAATTGGGGGCAAACTGCCGATGCATGCCTCCGGTGCAGGTAAAGCCTTTCTGGCAAACCTTAATGATAAGCAGGTAAGCGATCTGCTGCATCGTCAGGGGTTGCATCACTACACGCCAAGAACGCTGATTTCACCGCAAATCCTGAAAGAAAATCTCGCTCTGGCGCGTAAAGCAGGTTATTCGTTCGATGACGAAGAACATGCGCTGGGGTTGCGCTGCATCGCTTCTTGTATTTACGACGAGCATCACGAACCGTTCGCCGCTATCTCTATCTCAGGCCCTGTCTCACGTATTACCGACGACCGCGTTACCGAAATCGGTGCGCTGGTAATCAAAGCAGCAAAAGAGATCACCCGCGAATATGGCGGAACCCGATAA
- a CDS encoding CDP-alcohol phosphatidyltransferase family protein, whose translation MDKDIQDRRPVRTRHARWATTFAQRLQRAGATPNGISVASMVFALLAAICFVCAFRTDEPLLTRLAMLGAIIGIQGRLLCNLFDGMVAVEGKLRSAVGALYNDMPDRISDSLILLGTGYGLTALLTGPTLGWAAALLAMMTAYIRLLGGSCGVPQTFSGPMAKQHRMALLTLAAAVTLLMPDWGQTLLTTALWLIIVGNVLTCIQRTRIITVALRKELSPDV comes from the coding sequence ATGGATAAGGACATTCAGGACCGTCGCCCGGTCAGGACTCGCCATGCCCGCTGGGCCACCACTTTCGCGCAACGTTTGCAGCGCGCGGGTGCCACACCAAACGGTATCTCAGTCGCCAGTATGGTCTTTGCCCTGCTGGCTGCTATCTGCTTTGTCTGTGCTTTTCGTACTGATGAGCCGCTGCTGACGCGGCTGGCGATGCTGGGTGCAATTATTGGCATCCAGGGCCGCCTGCTGTGCAATCTGTTTGATGGCATGGTTGCGGTAGAAGGGAAACTACGCAGCGCCGTTGGCGCGCTCTATAACGATATGCCTGACCGCATTTCCGATTCACTGATTCTGCTGGGAACTGGCTACGGCCTGACTGCTCTGCTGACAGGCCCCACGCTTGGCTGGGCAGCAGCTCTGCTGGCAATGATGACCGCCTATATCAGGCTGTTAGGCGGTAGCTGCGGCGTACCGCAGACGTTCTCAGGCCCCATGGCTAAACAGCATCGAATGGCGCTGCTCACGCTGGCGGCGGCAGTGACACTGCTGATGCCTGACTGGGGGCAAACACTGCTCACTACCGCCCTGTGGCTAATCATCGTTGGTAACGTGCTGACCTGTATTCAACGTACCCGCATTATCACGGTGGCATTGCGTAAGGAGCTGTCGCCAGATGTCTGA
- a CDS encoding lysophospholipid acyltransferase family protein, giving the protein MSESRFSPDRRLVSSLLVMLCRLLTGIRSRWLTLPDAEVTRIYYANHSSHLDGLVIWASLPKNMRERVHPVAAADYWSGSRLKRYLSLRIFRAVLVERRTPGSTPADGPRQDLLQPLKQALEEGHSLILFPEGTRGNGKQLNAFKSGLYHLSKAWPDVELVPVWLENLNRVLPKGSRLVVPIMCSATFGSPLPGVQAGEEKQEFLARTRNALEALEP; this is encoded by the coding sequence ATGTCTGAATCACGTTTCTCCCCTGACCGCCGCTTAGTCAGTTCACTGCTGGTGATGCTGTGTCGTCTGTTGACCGGCATTCGTTCGCGCTGGCTGACTCTGCCTGATGCGGAAGTGACGCGCATTTATTACGCTAACCACAGCAGCCACCTTGATGGTCTGGTTATCTGGGCCAGCCTGCCAAAAAACATGCGCGAGCGTGTTCATCCTGTGGCAGCCGCTGACTACTGGTCAGGCTCACGCCTGAAGCGCTATCTGTCACTGCGAATTTTTCGTGCGGTGCTGGTCGAACGCCGTACGCCAGGGAGTACGCCTGCTGACGGCCCACGACAGGATCTGTTGCAGCCACTGAAGCAGGCGCTGGAGGAAGGGCATTCTCTGATCCTTTTTCCGGAAGGAACTCGCGGTAACGGCAAGCAGCTGAACGCCTTTAAAAGCGGGCTGTATCACCTGTCGAAAGCCTGGCCGGACGTGGAACTGGTACCGGTGTGGTTAGAAAATCTTAACCGCGTACTGCCGAAGGGATCGCGTCTGGTCGTGCCGATTATGTGTAGCGCTACCTTTGGCTCACCGCTGCCTGGCGTTCAGGCGGGGGAAGAAAAACAGGAATTTTTAGCCAGAACACGCAATGCGCTGGAGGCGCTGGAACCATGA
- a CDS encoding phosphatidate cytidylyltransferase yields the protein MNSWDNELCWLLGGLFSLLLVASLIGGTLAKFKQNDTISNLNARIRAWWLMCIISVLAIMIGPNGSVVLFMLISFFALRECITLLPTRRGDHEALFWCFFIILPLQYLLVGIQWYGVFIILIPVYAWLFIPARLALAGDTQHFLERAAKIQWSMMIAVYCISHAPALLMLPIPGYETENIKLLLFLMIVVQISDVLQYVFGKLWGKHPIVPKLSPNKTVEGFIGGILTASLVGMGLWWVTPFTPWQAFLISLLITLLGFLGGLCMSGIKRDRGIKDFGAMIEGHGGMMDRIDSLCFAAPVFFHVVRYFYT from the coding sequence ATGAATAGTTGGGATAACGAACTGTGCTGGCTACTCGGTGGTCTGTTCAGCCTGCTGCTGGTCGCCAGCCTGATTGGCGGTACGCTGGCAAAGTTTAAACAAAATGACACCATCAGCAATCTGAATGCACGCATCCGCGCCTGGTGGCTGATGTGCATCATCTCGGTACTGGCGATCATGATTGGCCCGAACGGCTCAGTAGTGCTGTTTATGCTGATATCTTTTTTCGCCCTGCGCGAATGCATCACACTGCTGCCTACCCGCCGCGGCGATCATGAGGCGCTGTTCTGGTGCTTCTTTATCATTCTGCCTTTGCAGTATCTGCTGGTAGGGATTCAGTGGTACGGGGTGTTTATAATTCTGATCCCGGTTTATGCATGGCTGTTTATTCCGGCACGACTGGCGCTGGCCGGGGATACTCAGCATTTCCTTGAGCGGGCGGCGAAAATCCAGTGGAGCATGATGATTGCGGTTTACTGCATCAGCCATGCTCCTGCGCTGCTGATGCTGCCGATCCCGGGTTATGAAACCGAGAATATTAAGCTGCTGCTGTTCCTGATGATTGTGGTACAGATCTCCGACGTGCTGCAATACGTGTTTGGCAAGCTATGGGGCAAACATCCCATTGTGCCAAAGCTGAGTCCGAATAAAACGGTGGAAGGTTTTATCGGCGGCATCCTGACAGCAAGCCTGGTTGGAATGGGCCTGTGGTGGGTAACTCCATTTACCCCCTGGCAGGCGTTTCTGATTTCACTGCTGATTACCCTGCTCGGTTTCCTCGGCGGGCTGTGCATGTCAGGTATTAAACGCGATCGCGGCATTAAAGACTTTGGCGCAATGATTGAAGGTCACGGCGGCATGATGGATCGCATTGATTCCCTTTGCTTTGCTGCACCGGTTTTCTTCCACGTGGTAAGGTATTTTTATACCTGA
- the aceK gene encoding bifunctional isocitrate dehydrogenase kinase/phosphatase, whose product MTVLDTLIARTILQGFDAQYGRFLEITAGAQQRFEQADWQAVQLAMKARIHLYDHHVGLVVEQLRCITASQSKDRDFLLRVKEIYTHLLPDYPRFEIAESFFNSVYCRLFSHQSLTPERLFIFSSQPEQRFRTIPRPLAKTFSAVDGWRPLLNRLLHDLPLRLPWQNMARDIDYIVAHLRENFTASELQQASLQVANELFYRNKAAWLVAKLRTPAGVCAFLLPIHRSEEGELFIDTCLTRNREASIVFGFARSYFMVYAPLPAALVEWLREILPGKTTAELYMAIGCQKHGKTETYREYLNYMRATDEQFVIAPGVPGLVMLVFTLPGFDRVFKVIKDRFAPQKEVTPERVRQCYQLVKEHDRVGRMADTQEFENFAIEEKRLSPALLALLEREVPEKLQRHGEMLTISHLYMERRMTPLNLWLEQADAHQRREAIEEYGNAVKQLAAANIFPGDMLYKNFGVTRHGRVVFYDYDEISYMTEVNFRDIPAARYPEDELSHEPWYSVSPEDVFPEEFRHYLCADPAIATLFDEMHAELFHADFWRGLQQRIRAGHIEDVFAYRRRQRFSQRYPTAVT is encoded by the coding sequence ATGACCGTACTGGATACCCTGATTGCCCGCACCATTCTGCAAGGATTTGACGCGCAGTATGGCCGCTTCCTTGAAATCACTGCCGGGGCGCAGCAGCGCTTTGAGCAGGCAGACTGGCAGGCGGTTCAGCTGGCGATGAAAGCCCGTATTCATCTCTATGACCACCATGTCGGATTGGTTGTGGAACAGCTGCGCTGTATTACTGCCTCACAGTCGAAAGATCGTGATTTTCTCCTGCGGGTAAAGGAGATTTACACGCATCTGCTGCCGGATTATCCGCGCTTTGAAATTGCCGAAAGCTTTTTTAACTCGGTTTACTGCCGTCTGTTCAGCCATCAGTCGCTGACACCGGAACGGCTGTTTATCTTCAGTTCTCAGCCGGAACAACGATTCCGTACCATCCCGCGCCCGCTGGCAAAAACATTCAGCGCCGTTGATGGCTGGCGGCCGTTGCTGAACCGGTTACTGCACGATCTGCCGCTGCGCCTGCCGTGGCAAAATATGGCGCGTGACATCGACTATATCGTTGCACATTTGCGAGAAAATTTTACTGCCAGCGAACTACAACAGGCGAGTTTGCAGGTGGCGAATGAGCTGTTTTATCGTAACAAAGCTGCCTGGCTGGTAGCTAAACTTCGTACGCCAGCGGGCGTTTGTGCTTTCCTGTTGCCGATTCACCGCAGCGAAGAAGGGGAGCTATTTATTGATACCTGCCTGACGCGCAACCGTGAGGCCAGCATTGTCTTCGGTTTCGCCCGCTCCTATTTTATGGTTTATGCCCCTTTACCGGCGGCGCTGGTTGAGTGGCTGCGTGAAATTCTGCCGGGGAAAACCACCGCAGAGCTCTATATGGCGATTGGCTGCCAAAAACATGGTAAAACCGAAACTTACCGTGAATACCTCAACTATATGAGGGCAACAGACGAACAGTTTGTGATTGCTCCCGGGGTGCCGGGCCTGGTGATGCTGGTGTTCACTCTGCCGGGATTTGACCGGGTATTTAAAGTGATAAAAGACCGCTTTGCCCCGCAAAAAGAGGTGACGCCAGAGCGGGTGCGCCAGTGCTATCAGCTGGTGAAAGAGCACGATCGCGTGGGAAGAATGGCAGACACCCAGGAGTTCGAAAACTTTGCGATTGAAGAGAAACGTCTCAGCCCGGCGCTGCTTGCCCTGCTGGAACGCGAAGTGCCCGAGAAACTCCAGCGTCACGGTGAAATGCTGACCATCAGCCATCTTTATATGGAGCGCCGTATGACGCCGCTTAACCTGTGGCTGGAGCAGGCCGATGCGCACCAGCGGCGTGAGGCCATTGAAGAGTATGGCAATGCGGTGAAGCAGCTGGCAGCCGCGAATATTTTCCCCGGCGATATGCTGTATAAAAACTTCGGCGTTACCCGTCACGGGCGTGTAGTGTTTTATGACTACGATGAGATCAGCTATATGACCGAGGTTAACTTCCGCGATATTCCAGCGGCGCGCTACCCTGAGGATGAGTTAAGTCATGAGCCCTGGTACAGCGTGTCACCAGAAGATGTCTTCCCGGAAGAGTTCCGTCACTATCTGTGTGCAGATCCGGCAATTGCCACGCTGTTTGATGAGATGCATGCGGAGCTGTTCCACGCTGACTTTTGGCGCGGTCTGCAACAGCGTATCCGTGCAGGCCATATAGAAGATGTATTCGCCTACCGTCGCCGTCAGCGCTTCAGCCAGCGTTATCCAACAGCCGTTACTTAA